The sequence CTCTGATTGTTGAGCTCGTAGCTATACTCACCGTCGCTACCCAGAATGAGCGTGCCGTAAGCACCGTTCAAGCCGGTGCCGACCGTGCCGGAAGTTGCGCCAAAGGCCACGGCCACGACTGTCGCGCCATCCGCACCCTCTGTATCTGCAACGCCGTCAGTTGCGTTTGCATCGGTTACGTTTGCTGCTGTGATGACATTGCCGTCAGCAATCAGCGGGCCGTCTTCAGTCACGCTATCAACGTCAGGACGCGCGGTTGGCACGTCGTCGACAATATCAATGGTGAGCGTGCCCGGTGCCGCATCGCCGTCTTGGTCTGTGACCACGACTGCGAAACTATCCGATGTATCATCGCCCGAAGTGTTGGTCGTGAGCTCGTAGCTATAGCCAATCACGCCATCAGCAATGCTGGTGATGGTCATGGTGCCATAGGTGCCGGCGAAGGTCTGACCGACCGCCGTGACAGCTGTGCCGCCAATCGTGACCGCTGCGGGGCCATCGGCCGCCGTGTAAGCAATCGTTCCGGCGGTGAATTCGCCATCGGTTGCCGCGGCTGAACCTGCCGGCAGGCCTTCTTCAAGAACTTGAGTTCCCGCTTCACCCGAAACTGGCAGGTCGAGAGTGACAGGACTGTCGGCAATCGAAATGACCAGATCGGCAGTCGCGATGTCACCGTCGCCATCGGTCACTGTGTAGGTAAATGTATCGCTTACGCCGCCCGGTGTGCCCGGATCGCGCGTATAGCTATAATTGCCGTCAGCATCGATGGTGAGTGTGCCATAAGTGCCCTGCACCACAGCATCCGCGCCGCCGCTACCGCCCGAACCGGTGTAGGCCGTGACATCAAAATCATCCGCGCCTGATGTGTCGTTCGTGGTGACATTTCCGGTAACCGGCCCATACTCGCCAGCCGCGATTGAACCGGCATCGTCTTCGGCGGACGGAGTATCGTCAGCGATCGCAATGACCAAGGTCGTGCCGGCGCTATCGCCGTCACTATCGGTCACGGTCAGTGTAAAACTGTCACTGTCAGGATCGCTCAGCGTGTTGTCGTCAAGCGTATAGCTGTAGCTATAAACACCTGCATCCAGCGTAACCGTCAGCGTGCCTTTAGCGGTTGTAACAGTGCCGCCATTCGTCACATCAACGCCGTTCACAACCAGCGAGCCAACGGTATCATTGCCGGTCGTGATCGGAATCGTACCGGCAGCAATTTCGCTGTCGCTTGCGGCATCCGAACCTTCAGGCTCGCCGCCGCGCGCAGGCAGGCCAGCTTCGTCGACTGTGTTATCACCTTCGAGATCAATCGTAGGCTCGGAATCTTCTGCCAATGTCAGTGTGACTGTCGCCGTCGAGATATCGCCGTCACCGTCGGTGATCGTATAATCGAACGTTACTTCGCCTTCTTCGCCGGGAGCTGGCGTGTAGGTGAATGTGCCGTCGCCGTTGTAAGCGAGAGCTCCGCCTCCGCTCAGCGTACCGCCAACTAGGGAAATCTGGTCTGGCTGGACACCGTCAGCGCCGGGCGTGTCATTAGCAAAAACGTCGACCGTAACGGGCGCATTTTCAGCCGTCTGCGTGCCGGTATCATCGACCGCGTCGGGAACATCGTCAGCAATGGCGATAACCAGCGTGGTGCTGGCGCTGTCGCCGTCACTGTCGGTTACCGTCAATTCGAAACTGTCACTGTCGGGATCAACGAGCGTGTTGTCATCAAGCGTATAGCTGTAACTATAGACGCCGGCATCGAGCGTGATTGTCAGAGTGCCGGCAGCCGTTGTGACGGTGCCGCCGCTGGTTACATCGACGCCGTTAATGACAAGCGAACCAACCGTGTCATTGCCGGTCGAAATCGGAATAGTACCCGATGCGATTTCGCTATCGCTGGCGGCATCCGATCCCTCAGACTCGTCGCCGCGCGCAGGCAGACCAGCTTCGTCGACGGTGTTGTCACCTTCGAGATCAATCGTCGGTTCGGAATCTTCGCCAAGCGTGACTGTAACGGTCGCGGTTGAAACGTCGCCGTCACCATCCGTAATGGTGTAGTCGAAGGTGACTTCGCCTTCTTCGCCGGGAGCCGGTGTGTAGGTGAATGTGCCGTCACCATTATATTCGACCGTTCCGTCGCCCGAAAGCGTACCATCAACCAAAGCGATCTGTTCGGGCTGCACACTATCGGCGCCTGGAATGTCGTTTTCAAAGACATTGACCGTTACCGGCGCGTCTTCTTCCAACTGTCCGGCATCGTCGTCGATTGCCTCGGGGATATCGTCGAGAATGGTGATCGTCAGATCGGCGGTGTCGCTGTCACCATCCACATCAGTGACGGTGACCTCGAACGTTACCGTCGTGTCATCGCCCGACGTATTGTCGGTCAGTTCGAAAGTGTAACCAAGCGTGCCGCCAATTGGATCATAGGAGTCAATTGTCAGCGTGCCTTCTGGCGTCGTGATGACTTGCCCAGGACCGGTTACAACAACCCCGCCGATTTCAACCGTGTCGACCCCGTCAGGAGCATCAAATGTGATCGTACCGCTGGTCGTTTCAACCGGCGTAGGCTCTGCCGTACCGGGAGCCTCGTCACCGCGCTCCGGCAGGCCAGCTTCATCAACAAGGGTTCCCGCCCCGGTTTCGGGCACTGAGATAATCTCGACCGGCGCATCGCCGATTTCGATGGTCAGCGTGGATGTCGATGTGCTGCCGTCTCCGTCCGTGACTGTATAGTCGAATGCGTCGGTCACACCGCCTGGCGTTCCCGCATCCCTAACGTAGGAGTAGCTGCCATCTGACCCGATAGTGAGCGTGCCGTACTCGCCGGCGATCACAGCCGAACCCTCTGTCACCGAAACGGGTGTACCCGCGCCAGAAACGACCGAAGTTACCGTGCCGTCATCCGCGCCGACATCATCAGCACCCGCCGCGCCGCTTGTCGTGTCCGCGCCAGTGATGACGTTGCCGGTTTCAGGACCGTAAGTGCCAGCGGCAACAAAGTCCGTGTCGTCGAGCGTAATGGGTGCATCATCTACAACATTGATGACCAGCGATGCTGTCGCTTCATCGCCATCCGTATCGCGCACGGTGACGGAGAAGAAACCATCCTCTGTGGCGCCCAGCAAGTTGTCGCCTAGCGTATAGCTGAAGCCAATATTGCCCTCGGCAATGCTGGTTATGGTCAACACACCATCTGGCGACGTAAAGGTTTGGCCAACCGCAGTAATTTCCACACCGTTGATGAGCACCGCACCGGTACCGTCAGGAGCGTTATATTGAATCGATCCAGCCGTTGTTTCGAGATCAGTCGTTTCCTGCGTACCTGCAGGTTCGCCTTCACGCGCAGGCAGGCCCGACTCGTCCACCTCGGCTGTGGCGTTAATGGCGCCAGCCGGATTGTCGGGCGTAACCACTACAACAGTCGGATCTTCGTCTTCGGGAAGGCCGGGAATGATTTCTTCTTCTTCCGGCTGAGGGAAGGCAAGCTCCGTATAAGGGAGTAGATCACCCAAACCGAAGGCGTCCTGAATCGGCCCGACATCCGTCTCGAAATTCCCGCCAGAGCTTTGTGCGGGGCCAGCAGCAGGCTCCGGCTCATTGCCGACAATCAATGCAGCAAGGTTAAGTGGCGGAACTGCGATGCCGTCTACCACGATCAAGGGAACGCTGATCGCCCCATCTTCGATGACATAGACTTCGCCGTTGGAACCGACGACAATCAAATTCCGGCCTTCGGCGCGGACGCTGTCGATCGTTACGCCGGCAGGAAGTTCAACCGTGTTCGCGGCTCCAGGATCGAGCGCTATCCGCCCGGCCGATTGGGTTCCGCTATCGGCTGCCGAGGCGGCTTCATCAAAGCCACCATCTTGCGCGCCTAATGGCTGCTGATCACTGAATTCCATGCCCCGTATCCCCAATTCGCCTCGCTAAAAAAGCGAAAGCTTGTAGATCGCAGAACAGTGTAAGTTGGACGGTAGAATGATTGTCAAACCGGAAGCCAGCTATCAGCTCTGCGAGCCCATTATATTTGGGAGTATTTGAAAAATCGCACAAAAAACTGCGAATCACTCCCGATCAAGTTGAAGAAGACCACCGATCTCGAAAAGTTTCAAGTTCGTTAACTGCGTCACTTATCTAAATTACAATGATTCTTTAAACGGTAACTATCGCCTGATTTCCTGGAGTGACGTATTGTCAAATGGATTCCCATAACTGGCATCTAATACTGCCGCAGAAACCGCCCCCTACATCACATAGGGCCCCGGCCAGCGATGCGCTGAAGCATTACTCCAAATAACAAACCCACATTCAATTCAGTTGATGAAACTCATATTCAATCATCGCCATCAACACTGTGTTGTGAATAATGCTAGCTCGCATACAAAATCATATATGCACCACATACCCCAATTGCGGTATGTCCAAATAAACTCATTAACTATCTTATATTTACAGATCATGCGACTCGACTGCTGCGATCATGGGTTATTGATGATTCGCGGCCCTTCTGATCAAATTCAAAGGTATCTTTTGACCGGCGTTAATCGACATTATTAACACAATTGAAGTTTACGTTATTGATTTTTATGGTAAAAAAATCGTTACTTTTTCTATTTGACCATTAAGCTGAAAACGCAAAGAATTAGATAGTTCTGAGAGCAACAGGCGTTTCGGTCCGGTGTAACACTGGAATAAATCGATAGGGGCGCGCCGGTTTCGAGACTTAATCTCTCGGTGCATAGGTAAACGGAAATAGATGCCGGCACCTATTTGTTAATGGGGTCAGATAGCCGTTGGTTGTCTGGTTAGAATTTGGGGTAATACACATGAAGACTTTTCTGAAAACTTTCGCACGTGACGAATCCGGCGCATCGGCTGCTGAATATGCACTGATCCTCGCCATCGTTGGCGCAGCGATTGCAACGGCCGCTGGTCTGCTTGGCGGCGAAATCCGCGACGCGATCGTCGGTGCTGAGAAGCAAGTTTCGGATTCGCAAACTGGCCTTCCAGCTGCTGACTAATTGTCAGTTTACTTGGTTTGTCATTCGGCAATCTGAATCAATTTTTGGAGTAATGAACATGAAGACTTTTCTGAAAACTTTCGCACGTGACGAATCCGGCGCTTCGGCTGCTGAATATGCACTGATCCTCGCCATCGTTGGCGCAGCGATTGCGACGGCTGCTGGCCTGCTTGGCGGCGAAATCCGCGATGCAATCGTCGGTGCTGAGAAGAATGTTGCTGACTCGCAGACTGGCCTTCCAGCTGCTGACTAAGCTTACGTGAGTACCCCCCCTCGGCGTTTCGGCGCCGAGGGGTTTCGTTCGTTTGTCTGTTTTAGCCTGGGGGGGCTTTGTATTATGCGCGGAAGAAACCTGATAATTCTCGGTTTCGCCGT comes from Altererythrobacter sp. ZODW24 and encodes:
- a CDS encoding Flp family type IVb pilin; the protein is MKTFLKTFARDESGASAAEYALILAIVGAAIATAAGLLGGEIRDAIVGAEKQVSDSQTGLPAAD
- a CDS encoding Flp family type IVb pilin, producing the protein MKTFLKTFARDESGASAAEYALILAIVGAAIATAAGLLGGEIRDAIVGAEKNVADSQTGLPAAD